One window from the genome of Dermacentor silvarum isolate Dsil-2018 chromosome 7, BIME_Dsil_1.4, whole genome shotgun sequence encodes:
- the LOC125946969 gene encoding uncharacterized protein LOC125946969: MLPKHATVGLTLLTVSLMGAFCAHLKAGCKVETLRACGEDYVPYGNQTHLEVSGPTFMKACKLYEQQIECSKQFTKDCTDGVPKAAALLGLEAFLENVEAICTSGTKQYEAYHKAIGCINSVGTKINACMNGIRTGLQKAVVKAPNQDILHYACCSYGDLVDCLEPVLTPCEKVGGKEFTLKLMENVFGEALELVCGNYKRESEACKRLPKLPALGPKDSKLESYIELLIETATTFGRRS, encoded by the exons GTGCATTCTGCGCTCATCTAAAGGCTGGCTGTAAAGTGGAGACTCTGCGGGCTTGTGGTGAGGACTACGTGCCCTATGGAAATCAAACACATTTGGAAGTCTCGGGGCCGACATTTATGAAAGCCTGCAA GCTATACGAGCAGCAGATTGAATGCAGCAAGCAATTTACTAAAGACTGCACGGATGGTGTGCCGAAGGCGGCTGCATTGTTGGGCCTAGAAGCATTCCTGGAGAACGTTGAGGCCATCTGCACCAGCGGTACTAAGCAGTATGAGG CCTACCACAAGGCGATCGGCTGCATTAATTCCGTCGGCACGAAGATCAACGCCTGCATGAATGGGATCCGTACCGGTCTGCAGAAGGCCGTTGTCAAGGCGCCTAACCAGGACATCCTCCACTACGCATGCTG CTCGTACGGTGATCTGGTTGACTGCCTCGAGCCGGTGCTGACGCCTTGCGAAAAGGTCGGGGGCAAGGAGTTCACGCTCAAATTGATGGAGAATGTGTTCGGGGAGGCCCTGGAGCTGGTGTGTGGAAACTACAAAAGGGAATCCGAGGCCTGCAAACGTCTGCCGAAGCTGCCTGCGCTTGGTCCGAAAGATAGCAAGCTCGAGAGCTACATTGAGCTCCTCATTGAGACTGCCACCACATTCGGCCGCAGAAGTTAG